A window from Agelaius phoeniceus isolate bAgePho1 chromosome 13, bAgePho1.hap1, whole genome shotgun sequence encodes these proteins:
- the LARP6 gene encoding la-related protein 6 produces the protein MAQPQPAEAGAEPAGPELPAGSGPVQIRVAVQAAAEEDEEEEEEEGGGGTRCPSCSEEDSGRCGRSSGGENDDDSDQNWKPPENDLIQKLIAQIEYYFSDENLEKDAFLLKHVRRNKMGYVSVKLLTSFKKVKHLTRDWRTTAYALKYSSTLELNDDNKKVRRNTPVPVFPSENVPTRMLLVYDIHMISELQALNKEENGCMQERIMEHLLKAFVTFGVISSVRILKPGRDLPPDIRRVSNRYTQLGTQECAIIEFEEVEAAVRAHDFMCAENKETGMKVVQIGMKPPKKKVPKDKNRDEDTSKSLKKARSLNKRVEELQFAGDESSANSSSDPESNPTSPLSGRKRTTANTTSNLSPNIHPTNHLSPNMSPRSSPWNSPSSLRKVTKKSPLAEDNKLNASTSPEIPRKYTDYSSDSSITPSGSPWVQRRKAQTLTQEKSPVSSPMLVRKIQNADGLPVGVLRLPKGPDGTKGFHNGCERRKAMKGE, from the exons ATGGCCCAGCCGCAGCCGGCCGAGGCCGGGGCCGAGCCCGCCGGGCCGGAGCTGCCGGCGGGGAGCGGCCCCGTGCAGATCCGAGTGGCCGTCCAGGCGGCCGccgaggaggacgaggaggaagaggaggaggaggggggcgGCGGAACGCGGTGCCCCAGCTGCAGCGAGGAGGACTCGGGGCGCTGCGGGCGTTCCAG TGGTGGGGAAAATGACGATGACTCTGACCAGAACTGGAAACCACCAGAAAATGACCTGATCCAGAAGTTAATAGCACAGATTGAATATTACTTCTCAGATGAGAACCTTGAGAAAGATGCCTTCCTTCTGAAGCATGTGAGAAGAAATAAGATGGGCTATGTCAGTGTTAAACTCCTCACCTCATTTAAGAAG GTGAAACACCTTACCCGTGACTGGAGAACCACAGCCTATGCCTTGAAGTACTCCAGCACTCTGGAGCTCAATGATGATAACAAAAAAGTTCGAAGAAATACTCCAGTTCCAGTGTTTCCAAGTGAAAATGTCCCTACTAGGATGCTACTGGTGTATGATATCCACATGATTTCTGAGCTGCAGGCCCttaacaaagaagaaaatggatGCATGCAAGAAAGGATAATGGAGCATCTCCTCAAAGCCTTTGTAACTTTTGGTGTAATTTCATCAGTTCGTATTCTCAAGCCTGGCAGGGATCTCCCACCTGATATCAGGAGGGTCAGCAATCGGTACACCCAGCTGGGAACCCAGGAATGTGCAATTATAGAATTTGAAGAAGTAGAAGCGGCCGTACGTGCTCATGATTTCATGTGTGCCGAAAACAAAGAGACCGGCATGAAAGTTGTCCAAATAGGCATGAAACCACCAAAGAAAAAAGTTCCCAAAGACAAGAACCGTGATGAAGATACCAGCAAGAGCCTTAAGAAGGCTCGATCCCTTAACAAGAGAGTTGAGGAACTTCAGTTTGCTGGTGATGAATCTTCAGCCAACAGCTCTTCTGACCCAGAGAGCAATCCCACGTCACCGCTGTCAGGACGCAAACGTACCACAGCAAATACCACAAGTAATTTGAGCCCCAACATCCACCCAACCAACCATTTGAGTCCTAACATGTCACCCAGATCAAGTCCTTGGAACAGTCCATCTTCACTACGAAAAGTAACCAAAAAATCTCCACTGGCTGAAGACAACAAGCTTAATGCAAGCACTAGCCCTGAAATTCCAAGGAAATACACTGATTATTCCTCAGATAGCAGCATCACTCCTTCTGGGAGCCCCTGGGTGCAGAGAAGAAAAGCCCAAACTCTGACCCAAGAGAAGAGCCCTGTCAGCAGTCCCATGTTGGTTCGGAAAATACAAAATGCAGACGGTCTCCCTGTAGGGGTGCTGAGGCTGCCTAAAGGTCCTGATGGCACCAAAGGATTCCACAATGGCTGTGAAAGAAGGAAGGCTATGAAGGGTGAATAG
- the MAPDA gene encoding N6-Methyl-AMP deaminase isoform X1, whose translation MAAERDRERELLFYRRLPKAELHAHLNGCISTATMKKLMAQKPNLQIQNGMTVIDKGKKRTLDECFQMFQIIYQVTTRTEDILLITKDVIKEFADDGVKYLELRSTPREENSTGMTKRMYVETVLEGIKQCQEEGLDIDVRLLIAINRRDGPAVAKQTVKLAEEFLLSSDGVVVGLDLSGDPTAGHGQDFLEPLSEAKKAGLKLALHLCEIPNQEEETKILLGLPPDRIGHGTFLNSTAAGSEEIVSLVQQNHIPIEFCMTSNIKSQTVPSCDKHHFGYWYSMGHPAVLCTDDKGVFATDLSQEYELVARTFNLTRSQMWDLSYGSINYIFASDAVKSKLREQWYKLKPALFD comes from the exons ATGGCGGCAGAGCGGGACCGCGAGCGGGAGCTGCTCTTCTACCGACGGCTGCCCAAAGCG GAACTCCATGCTCATTTGAATGGCTGTATCAGTACTGCTACTATGAAGAAACTCATGGCCCAGAAGCCAAACCTTCAGATCCAGAATGGAATGACTGTGATtgacaaaggaaagaaaagaacctTAGATGA atgttttcagatgtttcAGATCATCTATCAGGTTACCACGAGGACTGAAGATATTTTACTG ATAACTAAAGATGTCATTAAAGAATTTGCTGATGATGGTGTTAAGTATCTGGAATTGAGAAGCACTCCAAGAGAAGAAAATTCAACAG GTATGACCAAAAGGATGTATGTTGAAACTGTACTTGAGGGTATAAAGCAGTGTCAAGAAGAAGGCTTGGATATAGATGTAAG GCTGTTAATAGCAATAAACAGAAGAGATGGCCCAGCAGTTGCTAAGCAGACTGTTAAACTTGCTGAAGAGTTCCTGCTTTCCAGTGATGGGGTTGTAGTAGGACTTGACCTCAGTGGTGATCCCACT GCAGGACATGGTCAAGATTTTTTGGAGCCGCTCTCTGAAGCAAAAAAAGCAGGTCTGAAGCTGGCACTGCATCTTTGTGAG ATTCCAAATCAAGAAGAGGAGACCAAGATTCTCCTGGGCCTGCCTCCTGACAGAATTGGACATGGAACATTTCTCaactccacagcagcaggttCTGAAGAGATCGTGTCACTGGTTCAGCAGAATCATATACCTAttg AATTTTGCATGACATCAAACATAAAATCTCAGACAGTGCCTTCCTGTGACAAACACCATTTTGGATACTGGTACAGCATGGGCCATCCTGCAGTGCTTTGT ACTGATGATAAAGGCGTCTTCGCTACTGACCTATCGCAAGAGTATGAGCTGGTTGCAAGAACATTTAATCTGACTCGATCACAGATGTGGGATCTTTCCTATGGATCAATCAACTATATTTTTGCTTCAGATGCAGTAAAATCCAAGCTGAGGGAGCAATGGTATAAGCTGAAGCCAGCTCTGTTTGATTAA
- the MAPDA gene encoding N6-Methyl-AMP deaminase isoform X2, translating to MAAERDRERELLFYRRLPKAELHAHLNGCISTATMKKLMAQKPNLQIQNGMTVIDKGKKRTLDECFQMFQIIYQVTTRTEDILLITKDVIKEFADDGVKYLELRSTPREENSTGMTKRMYVETVLEGIKQCQEEGLDIDVRLLIAINRRDGPAVAKQTVKLAEEFLLSSDGVVVGLDLSGDPTVRHGQDFLEPLSEAKKAGLKLALHLCEIPNQEEETKILLGLPPDRIGHGTFLNSTAAGSEEIVSLVQQNHIPIEFCMTSNIKSQTVPSCDKHHFGYWYSMGHPAVLCTDDKGVFATDLSQEYELVARTFNLTRSQMWDLSYGSINYIFASDAVKSKLREQWYKLKPALFD from the exons ATGGCGGCAGAGCGGGACCGCGAGCGGGAGCTGCTCTTCTACCGACGGCTGCCCAAAGCG GAACTCCATGCTCATTTGAATGGCTGTATCAGTACTGCTACTATGAAGAAACTCATGGCCCAGAAGCCAAACCTTCAGATCCAGAATGGAATGACTGTGATtgacaaaggaaagaaaagaacctTAGATGA atgttttcagatgtttcAGATCATCTATCAGGTTACCACGAGGACTGAAGATATTTTACTG ATAACTAAAGATGTCATTAAAGAATTTGCTGATGATGGTGTTAAGTATCTGGAATTGAGAAGCACTCCAAGAGAAGAAAATTCAACAG GTATGACCAAAAGGATGTATGTTGAAACTGTACTTGAGGGTATAAAGCAGTGTCAAGAAGAAGGCTTGGATATAGATGTAAG GCTGTTAATAGCAATAAACAGAAGAGATGGCCCAGCAGTTGCTAAGCAGACTGTTAAACTTGCTGAAGAGTTCCTGCTTTCCAGTGATGGGGTTGTAGTAGGACTTGACCTCAGTGGTGATCCCACTGTAA GACATGGTCAAGATTTTTTGGAGCCGCTCTCTGAAGCAAAAAAAGCAGGTCTGAAGCTGGCACTGCATCTTTGTGAG ATTCCAAATCAAGAAGAGGAGACCAAGATTCTCCTGGGCCTGCCTCCTGACAGAATTGGACATGGAACATTTCTCaactccacagcagcaggttCTGAAGAGATCGTGTCACTGGTTCAGCAGAATCATATACCTAttg AATTTTGCATGACATCAAACATAAAATCTCAGACAGTGCCTTCCTGTGACAAACACCATTTTGGATACTGGTACAGCATGGGCCATCCTGCAGTGCTTTGT ACTGATGATAAAGGCGTCTTCGCTACTGACCTATCGCAAGAGTATGAGCTGGTTGCAAGAACATTTAATCTGACTCGATCACAGATGTGGGATCTTTCCTATGGATCAATCAACTATATTTTTGCTTCAGATGCAGTAAAATCCAAGCTGAGGGAGCAATGGTATAAGCTGAAGCCAGCTCTGTTTGATTAA
- the MAPDA gene encoding N6-Methyl-AMP deaminase isoform X3 codes for MHRVFARPELHAHLNGCISTATMKKLMAQKPNLQIQNGMTVIDKGKKRTLDECFQMFQIIYQVTTRTEDILLITKDVIKEFADDGVKYLELRSTPREENSTGMTKRMYVETVLEGIKQCQEEGLDIDVRLLIAINRRDGPAVAKQTVKLAEEFLLSSDGVVVGLDLSGDPTAGHGQDFLEPLSEAKKAGLKLALHLCEIPNQEEETKILLGLPPDRIGHGTFLNSTAAGSEEIVSLVQQNHIPIEFCMTSNIKSQTVPSCDKHHFGYWYSMGHPAVLCTDDKGVFATDLSQEYELVARTFNLTRSQMWDLSYGSINYIFASDAVKSKLREQWYKLKPALFD; via the exons ATGCATCGGGTGTTTGCCCGTCCG GAACTCCATGCTCATTTGAATGGCTGTATCAGTACTGCTACTATGAAGAAACTCATGGCCCAGAAGCCAAACCTTCAGATCCAGAATGGAATGACTGTGATtgacaaaggaaagaaaagaacctTAGATGA atgttttcagatgtttcAGATCATCTATCAGGTTACCACGAGGACTGAAGATATTTTACTG ATAACTAAAGATGTCATTAAAGAATTTGCTGATGATGGTGTTAAGTATCTGGAATTGAGAAGCACTCCAAGAGAAGAAAATTCAACAG GTATGACCAAAAGGATGTATGTTGAAACTGTACTTGAGGGTATAAAGCAGTGTCAAGAAGAAGGCTTGGATATAGATGTAAG GCTGTTAATAGCAATAAACAGAAGAGATGGCCCAGCAGTTGCTAAGCAGACTGTTAAACTTGCTGAAGAGTTCCTGCTTTCCAGTGATGGGGTTGTAGTAGGACTTGACCTCAGTGGTGATCCCACT GCAGGACATGGTCAAGATTTTTTGGAGCCGCTCTCTGAAGCAAAAAAAGCAGGTCTGAAGCTGGCACTGCATCTTTGTGAG ATTCCAAATCAAGAAGAGGAGACCAAGATTCTCCTGGGCCTGCCTCCTGACAGAATTGGACATGGAACATTTCTCaactccacagcagcaggttCTGAAGAGATCGTGTCACTGGTTCAGCAGAATCATATACCTAttg AATTTTGCATGACATCAAACATAAAATCTCAGACAGTGCCTTCCTGTGACAAACACCATTTTGGATACTGGTACAGCATGGGCCATCCTGCAGTGCTTTGT ACTGATGATAAAGGCGTCTTCGCTACTGACCTATCGCAAGAGTATGAGCTGGTTGCAAGAACATTTAATCTGACTCGATCACAGATGTGGGATCTTTCCTATGGATCAATCAACTATATTTTTGCTTCAGATGCAGTAAAATCCAAGCTGAGGGAGCAATGGTATAAGCTGAAGCCAGCTCTGTTTGATTAA
- the TM2D3 gene encoding TM2 domain-containing protein 3 isoform X1 produces MAARWWRRALRGLCGAALFLSQLSVLSGRAGSLMTTKLSQPQSTLAKSLTSTSTNAPYFKAVESTEIPPYLTNCPSNGLCSRLPPDCMTCNTNYSCVYGKTATFDCKVKPHVHCVDENNHEQENFTINMTCQFCWQLATSDYVCTNSTNCMTVSCPRQRYNATCTVRDHIHCLGNRVFPKMLYCNWTGGYKWSTALALSITLGGFGADRFYLGQWREGLGKLFSFGGLGIWTLIDVLLIGVGYVGPADGSLYI; encoded by the exons atggcggcgcggTGGTGGCGGCGCGCCCTGCGCGGGCTCTGCGGGGCCGCGCTGTTCCTGTCACAGCTCTCCGTCCTCTCGGGCCGTG CAGGATCTTTGATGACGACAAAGCTTTCACAGCCGCAGTCTACACTGGCAAAAAGCCTAACTTCAACAAGTACAAACGCTCCCTATTTCAAAGCTGTAG AAAGTACAGAAATTCCACCTTACCTGACTAATTGTCCCAGCAACGGGCTTTGCAGTAGACTGCCACCAGACTGCATGACATGTAACACAAACTATTCCTGTGTATATGGGAAGACAGCAACTTTTGATTGCAAAGTCAAGCCACATGTTCATTGTGTT GATGAGAATAACCACGAGCAGGAGAACTTTACAATTAACATGACGTGCCAGTTTTGCTGGCAGCTTGCCACAAGTGATTATGTGTGTACCAATTCCACAAACTGCATGACAGTTTCCTGCCCTCGACAGCGATACAATGCAACTTGCACAGTCCGGGATCACATTCATTGTCTAG GTAACCGTGTCTTTCCTAAGATGCTCTATTGCAACTGGACTGGAGGTTATAAGTGGTCTACTGCCTTGGCACTAAG CATCACCCTTGGTGGATTTGGTGCCGATCGTTTCTATTTGGGTCAGTGGCGGGAAGGTCTGGGAAAACTCTTCAGCTTCGGTGGACTTGGAATATGGACACTGATTGATGTGCTGCTAATAGGTGTTGGCTATGTGGGACCTGCAGATGGATCTCTCTATATTTAA
- the TM2D3 gene encoding TM2 domain-containing protein 3 isoform X2 has translation MAARWWRRALRGLCGAALFLSQLSVLSGRGSLMTTKLSQPQSTLAKSLTSTSTNAPYFKAVESTEIPPYLTNCPSNGLCSRLPPDCMTCNTNYSCVYGKTATFDCKVKPHVHCVDENNHEQENFTINMTCQFCWQLATSDYVCTNSTNCMTVSCPRQRYNATCTVRDHIHCLGNRVFPKMLYCNWTGGYKWSTALALSITLGGFGADRFYLGQWREGLGKLFSFGGLGIWTLIDVLLIGVGYVGPADGSLYI, from the exons atggcggcgcggTGGTGGCGGCGCGCCCTGCGCGGGCTCTGCGGGGCCGCGCTGTTCCTGTCACAGCTCTCCGTCCTCTCGGGCCGTG GATCTTTGATGACGACAAAGCTTTCACAGCCGCAGTCTACACTGGCAAAAAGCCTAACTTCAACAAGTACAAACGCTCCCTATTTCAAAGCTGTAG AAAGTACAGAAATTCCACCTTACCTGACTAATTGTCCCAGCAACGGGCTTTGCAGTAGACTGCCACCAGACTGCATGACATGTAACACAAACTATTCCTGTGTATATGGGAAGACAGCAACTTTTGATTGCAAAGTCAAGCCACATGTTCATTGTGTT GATGAGAATAACCACGAGCAGGAGAACTTTACAATTAACATGACGTGCCAGTTTTGCTGGCAGCTTGCCACAAGTGATTATGTGTGTACCAATTCCACAAACTGCATGACAGTTTCCTGCCCTCGACAGCGATACAATGCAACTTGCACAGTCCGGGATCACATTCATTGTCTAG GTAACCGTGTCTTTCCTAAGATGCTCTATTGCAACTGGACTGGAGGTTATAAGTGGTCTACTGCCTTGGCACTAAG CATCACCCTTGGTGGATTTGGTGCCGATCGTTTCTATTTGGGTCAGTGGCGGGAAGGTCTGGGAAAACTCTTCAGCTTCGGTGGACTTGGAATATGGACACTGATTGATGTGCTGCTAATAGGTGTTGGCTATGTGGGACCTGCAGATGGATCTCTCTATATTTAA